The proteins below come from a single Cricetulus griseus strain 17A/GY chromosome 6, alternate assembly CriGri-PICRH-1.0, whole genome shotgun sequence genomic window:
- the Lgr4 gene encoding leucine-rich repeat-containing G-protein coupled receptor 4 isoform X2: protein MPGPLRLLCFLALGLLGSAGPSGAAPPLCAAPCNCDGDRRVDCSGKGLTAVPEGLSAFTQALDISMNNITQLPEDAFKNFPFLEELQLAGNDLSFIHPKALSGLKELKVLTLQNNQLKTVPSEAIHGLSALQSLRLDANHITSVPEDSFEGLVQLRHLWLDDNSLTEVPVRPLSNLPTLQALTLALNNISSIPDFAFTNLSSLVVLHLHNNKIKSLSQHCFDGLDNLETLDLNYNNLDEFPQAIKALPSLKELGFHSNSISVIPDGAFCGNPLLRTIHLYDNPLSFVGNSAFHNLSDLHSLVIRGASLVQWFPNLTGTSHLESLTLTGTKISSIPDNLCQNQKMLRTLDLSYNNIRDLPSFNGCHALEEISLQRNQIQLIKENTFQGLSSLRILDLSRNLISEIHSRAFVKLGTITNLDVSFNELTSLPTEGLSGLNQLKLVGNFKLKGALAARDFANLRSLSVPYAYQCCAFWGCDSYANLNTEDNSLQDHSVTKEKGATDAANVTSTAENEEHSQIIIHCTPSTGAFKPCEYLLGSWMIRLTVWFIFLVALLFNLLVIVTVFAASCSSLPASTLFIGLISVSNLLMGIYTGILTFLDAVSWGRFAEFGIWWETGSGCKVAGSLAVFSSESAVFLLTLATVERSLSAKEIMKNGKSSHLKQFRVAAFLALLGAAVAGCFPLFHRGEYSASPLCLPFPTGETPSLGFTVTLVLLNSLAFLLMAIIYTKLYCNLEKEDLSENSQSSMIKHVAWLIFTNCIFFCPVAFFSFAPLITAISISPEIMKSVTLIFFPLPACLNPVLYVFFNPKFKEDWKLLKRRVTRKHGSVSVSISSQGGCGEQDFYYDCGMYSHLQGNLTVCDCCESFLLTKPISCKHLIKSHSCPVLTVASCQRPEGYWSDCGTQSAHSDYADEEDSFVSDSSDQVQACGRACFYQSRGFPLVRYAYNLPRVRD from the exons acaacTGGCTGGCAACGACCTTTCTTTTATCCACCCAAAAGCCTTGTCTGGGTTGAAAGAGCTCAAAGTCCT AACACTCCAGAATAATCAGTTGAAAACAGTACCCAGTGAAGCCATTCATGGACTGAGTGCTTTGCAATCTCT ACGCTTAGATGCCAACCATATTACCTCAGTCCCCGAGGACAGTTTTGAAGGGCTTGTTCAGTTACGGCATCTATGGCTGGATGACAACAGCTTGACGGAAGTGCCTGTGCGTCCCCTCAGCAACCTGCCAACACTACAGGCACTGACCTTGGCTCTCAACAACATCTCAAGCATCCCTGACTTTGCATTCACCAACCTTTCAAGCCTGGTGGTTCT GCATCTTcataacaataaaattaaaagcctCAGTCAACACTGCTTTGATGGACTAGATAACCTGGAAACTTT GGACTTGAATTATAATAACTTGGATGAATTTCCTCAAGCTATTAAAGCCCTTCCCAGCCTAAAAGAGCT GGGATTTCACAGTAATTCcatttctgttatccctgatggAGCATTTTGTGGTAATCCACTGTTAAGAACTat ACATTTGTATGATAATCCTCTGTCTTTTGTGGGGAACTCAGCATTTCACAACCTGTCTGATCTGCATTCCTT AGTCATTCGTGGTGCAAGCCTGGTGCAGTGGTTCCCCAACCTGACCGGAACATCCCATCTGGAGAGTCT AACCTTGACAGGGACAAAGATAAGCAGCATACCTGATAATCTGTGCCAAAACCAAAAGATGCTGAGGACTCT ggACTTGTCTTACAACAATATAAGAGACCTCCCAAGTTTCAATGGTTGTCATGCTTTGGAAGAAAT ttcattgCAGCGTAATCAAATCCAActaataaaggaaaatactttTCAAGGCCTATCATCGCTAAGGATTCT AGATCTCAGTAGAAACCTAATCAGTGAAATTCACAGCAGAGCTTTTGTGAAGCTGGGGACGATTACTAACCT GGATGTAAGTTTTAATGAATTAACTTCGCTTCCTACGGAAGGCCTGAGTGGGCTCAATCAACTAAAACTTGTGGGCAACTTCAAGCTGAAAGGCGCCTTAGCAGCAAGAGACTTTGCTAATCTcag GTCTCTATCAGTACCATATGCTTATCAGTGCTGTGCCTTTTGGGGGTGTGACTCTTATGCAAATTTAAACACAGAAGATAACAGCCTCCAAGACCACAGTGTGACAAAGGAGAAAG GTGCCACCGATGCAGCAAATGTCACCAGCACTGCTGAAAATGAAGAACATAGCCAAATAATTATCCACTGTACACCTTCAACAG gTGCTTTCAAGCCCTGTGAATATCTACTGGGGAGCTGGATGATCCGACTTACAGTGTGGTTCATTTTCCTGGTTGCCTTGCTTTTCAACCTGCTGGTCATTGTAACAGTGTTTGCTGCATCTTGCTCATCACTGCCTGCCTCTACACTCTTCATAGGCTTGATTTCTGTGTCTAACTTGCTCATGGGCATCTATACCGGCATCCTTACTTTTCTTGATGCTGTGTCCTGGGGACGATTTGCTGAATTTGGCATTTGGTGGGAGACTGGCAGTGGCTGCAAGGTAGCTGGGTCTCTGGCAGTCTTTTCCTCAGAAAGCGCCGTATTCCTATTAACACTGGCCACTGTGGAGAGAAGCTTATCTGCGAAGGAGATAATGAAAAACGGGAAAAGCAGTCATCTTAAACAGTTCCGGGTTGCTGCCTTCTTAGCTTTGTTGGGTGCTGCAGTAGCAGGCTGTTTCCCCCTTTTCCACAGAGGGGAATATTCTGCATCTCCCTTGTGCTTGCCATTTCCTACAGGAGAAACACCATCGTTAGGATTTACTGTGACCTTAGTGCTATTAAACTCACTAGCATTTTTATTAATGGCCATTATCTACACTAAACTGTATTGCAACTTGGAGAAAGAAGACCTGTCAGAAAACTCACAGTCTAGCATGATCAAGCACGTTGCTTGGCTGATCTTCACCAACTGCATCTTTTTCTGCCCTGTTGCATTTTTCTCGTTTGCACCGTTGATCACGGCAATCTCCATCAGCCCCGAAATAATGAAGTCTGTTACACTGATATTCTTCCCATTGCCTGCTTGCCTGAATCCAGTCCTGTACGTTTTCTTCAACCCAAAGTTTAAAGAAGACTGGAAGCTACTGAAACGGCGTGTTACCAGGAAACATGGATCTGTTTCGGTTTCCATCAGCAGCCAAGGTGGTTGTGGGGAACAGGATTTCTACTACGACTGTGGCATGTATTCCCATTTGCAGGGTAACCTGACGGTGTGCGACTGCTGTGAGTCATTTCTTTTGACAAAACCAATCTCCTGCAAACACTTAATAAAATCACACAGTTGTCCTGTGTTGACAGTGGCCTCTTGCCAAAGACCAGAGGGCTATTGGTCTGACTGTGGCACACAGTCAGCCCACTCGGACTATGCAGATGAAGAAGATTCCTTTGTCTCAGACAGTTCTGACCAGGTGCAGGCCTGTGGACGAGCCTGCTTCTACCAGAGTCGTGGATTCCCTCTGGTGCGCTATGCTTATAACCTACCAAGAGTCAGAGACTGA